DNA sequence from the Fusobacterium sp. SYSU M8D902 genome:
AAGTGGATTAAAAATTGCCAACTTTGTTTTTTCAAATATAAATTTTCCTATCTCAAAAGCAATTAGACTGATTATCACTCCAAATAATGGATTACCTACTATCTCCTGCATTATCTCTTCTCTCCTCTCTCTATTAAATACTGTACTGTAATTCCTGTTATTACCATTGTTATCACTGTTGTAAATACTACTAAAAATATTATTTTCAAAAATCCTGTTTTAAGTAAATATATATTTTCTAATAGACTTACTGCTGGAGGAAGAAAGAATATTGTCATATTCAAGAGCAAAAAATTCCCAGCTTTCTCTATATGTGTAAGTTTTAAAAACTTGAAATGAAGTAGTAAAAATAGAAGTAACATTCCACTTATAGTTCCTGGAATTGGTAGGTGTAATACTTCTGACAAAACAACACCTATGTAATTTACAATAAAAATCAGTAAAAATTCTCTTAACATCCTTTGCTCCTTAATATTATTAAAAAATTTAAAGGAGAAAATTTTACCTAAAGTAAAATATTCTCCTTTTTAACTATCTTTATTCTATTCAGTTAATAAATAGTAAATCTAGTCTCTTGGTTTCATTTGAGGGAAATATAATACATCTCTTATAGACTCAGAGTTAGTTAATAACATGATAAGTCTATCTATTCCTATTCCCATTCCTCCTGTAGGTGGTAATCCATACTCTAATGCCTCTACGAAGTCATCATCAATTACTGGAGTTGCCTCGTCATTTCCTCTTTCAGCTTCTTCCACTTGAGCTTCAAATCTTCCTCTTTGGTCTGCTGGATCTTGTAACTCAGAGAAAGCATTAGCATACTCTCTAGCATCTATAAATAACTCAAATCTATCTGTAAATCTTGGATCCTCTTCATTTCTCTTAGCAAGAGGTGAGATCTCTACTGGGTGTCCAAAAACAAAAGTAGGTTGTACTATTGTCTCTTCGCACTTCTCCTCAAAGAATTGGTTAATTATGTGTCCTACAGTATTCATGTGATCAGGTACTTCTACATGATGTTGTTTTGCAAGAGCTTTTGCTTCTTCAAATGTTATATTTTTATCCCAGAAGTCAACTCCTGTTACCTCTTTTACTAAATCTACCATATGAACTCTTTTAAAGTTCTCTAATACAATCTCTTTTCCATTGTAAGTGATAGTTGAAGTTCCTAAAACCTCTTTAGCTAATGTGCTTATGATCTCTTCAGCTAAGTCCATCATATCTCTGTAATCAGCATATGATTGGTACATCTCTATCATTGTAAACTCTGGATTGTGTCTTGTACTCATACCTTCATTTCTGAAGTTTCTTCCTAATTCATACACTTTTTCCATTCCACCAACAATTAATCTCTTTAGATATAATTCTGGGGCAATTCTCATGTATAAATCTACATCTAATGTATTGTGATGTGTTATAAATGGTCTTGCTGCTGCTCCTCCTAAAATAGGGTGCATCAATGGAGTTTCTACTTCTAAGAAACCTTTACCATCTAATATTCTTCTAATTCCTGATATAATTTTTGTTCTTTTTATAAATGTATCTCTTACATCTTTATTCATTATAAGGTCTACATATCTTTTTCTATATCTAGTCTCTATATCTGTAAGTCCGTGAAATTTCTCAGGTAATGCTCTAATATTTTTACATAATAGAGTTACAACACTAGCTCTTATAGTTAACTCCCCAGTTGAAGTAAGGAAAAGTCTTCCCTCTACCCCTATGATATCTCCTACACCTATCTTTTTAACAAGCTCGTAGTTTTTCTCTCCTAACTCATCTTGTCTTAAGTAAGCTTGTATTCTTCCACTTATATCCTCTATATGAACAAAAGCTGTCTTACCTTTTCCTCTATATGCCATTATTCTTCCAGCAGTTTTGAATGTTAATTCCTCTTCTGGAGTATGAGTTAAAATCTCCCCTATCATATTTTTCTTATCGAACTTCTCTCCGAATGGCTTTATCCCCATCTCTTTTAACTCTTCGACTCTTTTCCATTTTTCCATGACAAGACTGTCACTGGCGATCCTATCAAAATATCTCTCCATAGGTACTCTCTCCTTCTATTTAAGTTGTTTAATATGCTTATTTTGTTGGATATTGCTGCATCTGCTGTAAAAGATATAGACTAGCTTTTACACTCCAAGATGAGTTCTTGTAATTCTGTCTTATATATGTTAGATAGTTTACAGCTTGCTCCTTATCTCCAAGTTTATCATACACTATTCCTATATTATAATATATTTCTGCTTTTTTTTCATCATTTTTTTCTAAATTTAGAGATTTTTTGAAATAATTTACAGCTTCTGAATAGTTACCTGTTTTAAAATAGCTCTCTCCCATATAGAAATATATATCTTTTTGTTCAATATACTCCCTATTTAATCCTAAAGCTTTCTCAAAATAAATAATAGCCTCTACATAATTATCTTTATTAAATTTTTTCTTTCCATCTTCAAAAAAAGTTAAATATTGAGTATAATTCTGTGCCTCTAGATCAACAGGTGCATTTTCTTCAACTTTAGTATCCTTTATTTCAGGATTTAGAGTACCCATATCAACAGGATTCTCTCCACCATTATTTAAATAACTAGCTCCCTTTATAGGATTTCCATTTTTTATATACCAATTTCCTATAAAATTTCCCATTGTCTCATCTGGAGTAGTTTCATACATCTTCTCTAAAAAGATTATCTCTTCCTGTGTATTTTTATTCTTGTTCATAATTAATCCAGCTATCTCTTGGTTTAAATTTGTTGCTGATCTCTTATACTCAAGTAGAGCTGAACTTATTATAAAGTTTTTATCTTGGATCATCTTCAATGAGTTAACTATATTTAATTTGTCATACTCATCTAACTTTGTGTATCTCTGTAAGAAATCTATCTCATCTTTAATAATCTTAGCATTTCCATCTTTTCCTGCCAATTCAATCAGCATAAAAGAGATCTCCTTATCTCTAAAACTATTAGGGAATGCTATTCTGTGTACAGCTACACTATCACTTAATCCCTTTAAATTTCCTGTTTTATACTCTTGTAAAATAACCTCATAGTTATTCTGCTCTGTAAACTCATATTTTAATTTATTTTGAATAGCTATCTTTCTACTAAATGAACCTCCAGAATAGATATTTACCTCATAATTTCCCTGATATATCCCTCTGAAAAATAGTTTTCCATCTTTTATCTCCATCTCATATGATGCACCCAATGGTGAATAAAGAACGTTATAACTATCCTCACCTATTCCCAAAGGTATAGAGACATAATCCCCTACATATACTTCATAATTATTTCTATATGTGGAATTGTACTCTCTTACATAACCTCTCTTTAGACTTGTTGATATATCACTTAATATTCCTGAAGGTGCTGAACTATTTAATATGATACTCTGTGCTTTTAGTTCACCTACATTATTCCATGGTTTTTCTATACTGCTCTCTGATAAACTTCCCTTTAGGTTATCTAAATTAGTACAACTGCTTAAAAGTAGTACTAAACTTAGAAAAATATAGTTTTTCATATCTCCTCCATTAGTAACTCTTTATTCCTATAGTTATTCTATTTAACTCTTCGTTACCCTCAAAGATCTTATAAGAAAATTCTACAATAGAGTTCATCTCATCTACTTCTATCTTCTCCCCTTGTATCTTAAATAGCTTTCTCATCTCTTTAGTAACATAGTTAAATTCTGTCACTCTATCTAGATCCACATCTATAATAGCAGATACCTCTCCTTTTCTAGATATGATAACTCTTCTTGGACTTACTATTAACTCACACTCTCCCAATCTACTGTTATATCTATATATCAGTTGCCCATTCTCTTGAGATAGAGTTCCCTCAACCTTTTCAAAACTCTTTTCTCCATAACTATCTGTATTCTTTATAATAAATCTACTCATTAATAATATTCCTCTTCATCATCTTCATAATAATCTTCATTGTCGTATCTATCCCCGTACTCTTCATCTTCTCTATCATAGTACTCATCATCTTCATAGTCTCCAATATCCTCACCATCAAGATACTCATTTTGCCAGAACTCTATTACTTCCATAGCATCTGAGTCCTCCATAAGATAGATCTCCTCCTCATCTTCATCATAATCAAATACATGAAGCTCTCCATCATAATCCTCTGCTATGATATACTCCTTATCTCTCATTGATATATTTTCAACTACGCTTAATTCAAACTCCTCATCATCTATATTGTAATAAAAAGTTTCTCCCTGTGAATACATAATTATTCCTCCCTTTATTTATGATATTTTCCATTATTTATTATACTAAACCATCTATATATCTGCTCAGTAAGTATCAATCTCATCAACTGATGAGGAAATGTCATCTTTGAAAAGCTAAGTCTCATTTGACTAGCCTCTCTCACTCTTTGTGACACTCCATAAGAACCACCTATTACAAAATTTATTGTACTATCTCCTTTTACAGTTATCCTCTCTATCTCCTGTGCCATCTCCTCAGATGAGTAATTCTTTCCTTGAATATCAAGCAGTATATTGTATCCACCTAATTTTTCTAAGCTCCTTAATATATCTTCAGATTCCTTCTCTATCGACATATTTCTGTTGCTATCATTCCCATCCTCTTTCAATTCTACTATCTTCATTTTAGCAAAAGATTGCATTCTTTTCAAGAACTCATTTATTCCCTCAATTATATATTTATCCTTTACCTTACCTATACAAACGATATTAATATTCAAACCTACTCTCCTTATTTCCTTTTAAAAAGTTTTTCTAGATCATCTCTTGTTATCTTTATAATTATTGGTCTTCCATGAGGACAGGTGTATTCCCCTATCTCATGCAACTCTCTTATTATCTTCTCCATCTCTGAAATCTCCAATTTCTCATTGGCTTTAATAGCTCCTCTACAAGACATTGAGATCAAAATGCTCTCTCTTATATCTAGATTTCTATTCTCCTTAATATTTTTTAAAATATTTCTAAATATATTCTCAATACTATCTCTCAGATCAATTATTGGTATTGCTCTTATCAAAATCTCATTATCTGAAAATCTATCTATCTCAAATCCTGCCTTTAAAAAATTCTCACTATTTTCAAAGATTATCTCTTTCTCTCTTGGATCAACTAAAACCCTTACTGGAACAAGTAGTTGTTGCATACTAATCTCTGTCCCATAATACTGTTTTTTTAATTTTTCATACAGGATTCTCTCATGTACAATGTGTTGATCATAGATCTCAAAAACACCATCTCTCTCCACTAAAATAAAGGTGTCAAAAACCTGCCCCATAACTTTAAAGTTTATCTCTCTCTTCTCCGGTTTTTTCTCATCTTTTTCAATTTTAGGCAGTTTTTCCTCAGTTTTCTCAATTTTTTCATATTTAACTGGAGGTTCTTTTACACTTTCTACTACTTCTTCAGGCTCTTCTCTCTCCTCTACTGGATAGCTAATCTCCTCTTTTTCTACCACTATTTTCTCTTCTACTGGTATCTCAAGAATTTTCTGTGGCTCTGCCTTCATTGGAGTAAATCTCTCAAACTCTGAAAAATCAAGATATTTTTTCTCATCTTTTTCAATTTTCTCCTCTAAAGTAGGCGATACAAACTCATCATCTCTTTCAAAACTTTTTTCAATCTCATTTAGAACATATCTATATATTCTATCCTCATCATCAAATTTTACCACTTTTTTGGAAGGATGTACATTCACATCTACATTTTTAGGATCTACCTCTAAAAATACTATTGCAAATGGATATTTTCCCTTCATCAACTTTGTATAGTATCCGTCTATTACTGCTGTCTCTATTATCTTAGACTTCACCATTCTATTATTGACAAATGTAAATATAGAGTCCTTACTACTTCTGTACAAAGCTCCATTTCCCAAGTATCCCAATGGAAATTTTTTTACATTTTTCAAAACATTTCTTCCAAATATCTCAACAATAGCATTATCTATCCCATTTCCAGAAGTTTTTATACTCTCCTTTCCATCAATTATCAAAGATATAGCCACTTCTGGATTAGATAGTGCCTCTTGGATTATGATATCCTTGATATTTAGATATTCAGTTGTTGGTTTTCTTAAAAATTTTAATCTAGCTGGAGTATTGAAAAAAAGTTCCTTTATCTCAATAGTGGTTCCCCTATTTTTCTGTATATTCTTTAAGCTCGTTACCTTTCCACCCAATACTGTTATCTGACTTCCCAACTCATCAGCCTCTGTTTTAGAAGAGAGTGTCAATCTTGATACAGCACTAATAGAGGAGAGTGCTTCACCTCTAAATCCATAGGTATAAAGGTTGTAAAGATCCTCTTTCTCCTTTATCTTGCTTGTTGCATGTCTCTCTATTGAAAGTAGAAGATCCTCCTGTGACATTCCTACTCCATCATCAGTGATTGTAACATCTCTACCACCATTTTTTATCTCTATCTTTATACTCTTACTCTCTGCATCTAAAGAGTTTTCCAACAGTTCTTTTATCATACTAGCTGGATTTTCTACTACCTCTCCAGCTGCTATTATATTTGATACAGACTCATCTAATATCTTTATTTTTCCCAAAATTTCACCTCCTATAAAATATAAATGTTCAATTTAATTATCTTATAATTTATAAATAATTTCAAGGTTTTTTTAGAAAATAGATTGCCATTTTTTTGTTATTTTGAGATAATTATATAAGAAAGTATATTGTCGAGGTGTATTATGAAAAGAATTTTTACTCTATTTATTTTTTTAACTCTGTTTATAAATAGTTTTTCACAATCTAATGATGACTACACTCTTTTCCTCAATGGAAAAGATGCCTATTACAATAAAAACTTCAATGAGGCAAAACTCAATTTTGAAGCACTTTTAAAAAGCTTTTCTAAATCTGATATATTTGATAACAACTACCCATATTTCTACATTGGTATGAACTACTATCAATTGAAAGACTATGAAAAATCTGCATATTTTTTAGAGAAAGTAGTTTCTACTCCAGAAATATTTATCAGTGAAAACTTCAAAGTAGAGAATATTCACTTTTTAGCAGAAAGAAACTTTACCCTTGGAGATTCACTATTCAAAATTGGAAATATTGAAAAGGGAACTCTCTATCTAAAAATGATTGATTCAGATGTATATTACCCTTTTGTAGCTTACTATGAGAAAGAAGCTCTAACTATTCTAAGTAAAATCTCTATTAAAGATGAATATAAATTAAGATTAAAATTTAATTATGATTTTTCAGTTGTGGATAATTTTACAACTGATGAGCTTTTAAAAATAGGAAACTATTTTCATTCTAAAAAAGAGTATGGATATGAGGAGCAACTCTATACTTTAATTTTAGAGAAAAATACTTTGACAGAAAAAGAGAGAGAAAGAGTTATGAGTTCATACCTCAAACTCCTATTAGACTCTGATTCTCAAGAGAAACTTCTAGCTATTACCAGTGAGAATGATTCTCAATTAAAGGATCTATACGATTTCTATAGAGGACTTACTTACTACAAAAATCGTGATTTCTCTAGAGCACTCTATCTCTTCTCAAATATAAAGAGTGGAGAGTATTTTTCAAAGGCAAATTTCTATATAGCTAGTATCTATTTTTCACTAGAGGATTATACTGAAGCTCTCAGTGCTTTGAAAAAAATTCAAAATAAAAATATAATCACTGACTCTATGGCAGCTATCTCATATTTTGCTTTGAAAGATACAAAAAATCTTAATCGTGCTATTGAAGCTATCAGTAAAAAATATCCAAACTCCTATGTTGGACTATATTTTAACAGTTTAAATAAAAATTACTCTGAAATATCTTTAAACTCACTAGCCAATCTTTTTAATTTTTCTACTAATATTATTAATAATTTTGAAACTCTTCCTAACAATTTTTTACAAGTTGGAGATATTGCAGAGGTTGAGCAGATTTCAAAAATATCAAAATTGAGAGATAGAGCTATCTTGAGAATAGCAGTGGAAAAAAGTAGTTTTATGGATAGTCACACTACCAAATCAGCTCTTGCCATCACAACCATATTGGAAAATGGTGAGTTTTATGAATTAGCTTTTAGAAACTCGAAAAAACATTTAGGAGAGTTTTCTAAATATAGAGGACTTATTAAATACAACTTTCCTCTTTATTACAGCAATATAATTGACAAGTATTCTAAAAAATACCAAGTTCCTCAAGAGCTTGTTTATACTATTATACATGAGATTACTGGTTTTAATCCCTATCATATCTCTGATGGATCTAAAATTGGTATTATGAATATACCTTATGAGGAAAATCCCACTATATTCTTTGATTATTTCAATGTGGATAGAAATATAGAAGAGGGAGTTAAGATCCTAAAAACATATCTAGATAAATATGAGGGAAATAACATCAAAGCTTTGATTGCCTATATCTATGGAGATGAGTATTTGAAGAGAATCTATTTTGATTATACTAATGATATTAACCTTGCCTCTATTATAGAGCCAGAGGAGAGATTCTTTCTTCAAAACCTTTTCATTACCTATATTTTTTATACAAGATTATACAATTTTTAACAAGGAGAGTAACTATGAGAAATACTAGATGGATATATAGAGATATGGAGTCAAACTCCAACTCTAAACTTAATATTGATAGAGATATTCTTAATTTATTAAACAGCAGAAACATAACTAAAGATGAGGAGATATATAGTTTTATAAATCCATCTTTAGATAATATACAATCTCCATCACTTCTAAAAGATGTGGATAAAGCTGTAGAGAGAATCATACAAGCTAAGGAAAGTGGTGAAGAGATCTGGATATATGGAGATTATGATGTAGATGGAATCACTTCTACTTCCCTTTGTTATCTTGCTCTAAGTGAACTAGATTTCATACCTAAATACTACATACCATTGAGAGATGAAGGGTATGGATTGAATAAAGATGCTATTAGATATATAGCTTCTCAAGGGGGTAAAATAATAATTACTGTTGACTGTGGAATCTCTTCACACTCAGAGATAGAACTAGCTAACTCTCTAGGAATTGATGTGATTATAACTGATCACCACGAAATCAACAACGGAAATCCACCAGCTTTTGCTGTTATAAATCCTAAAAGAATAGATAACGAATTTTCTTTCAAATCTCTAGCTGGAGTTGGTACTGCCTTTATGCTAATGCTTGCTCTTTTTGAAAAACTAGGAAAGAGAGAGGAGATCTTTAAATATCTAGATATTGTAGCTATTGGTACAGTAGCTGATATAGTTCCTCTGATGGAAGAGAATAGAGTATTTACAAAATTTGGTATGGAGAAACTTAAGAGAAGTCACTCATTAGGTATCAGTATGCTAATTAAGAAAATTTTTGAAGATTACAAAACTAGAAAATTTACAACCTATGATATTGGCTTTATAATCGCTCCTATATTCAATGCTGCTGGTAGATTAGAAGATGCCAAAAGAGCAGTGGAATTATTCATTGAAAAAGATCACAGAGTATGTAGCAAAATAATTGATGAGTTACTTACTAAGAATAGTGAGAGAAAAGAGATTCAAGAGCTAATTTTAGAAAAAGCTACACACAAGATAGAGAGCAAAAAACTCTTTGAAAATAGTGTGCTAGTAGTTGCAGAGGAAGGCTTTCATCATGGAGTTATAGGTATAGTTGCCTCAAAAATTTTAGATAGATACTATAAGCCTACCATCATTATGGAGATAAAAAAAGATGAGGGGATAGCTACTGCCTCTTGTAGAAGTATTGAGGGATTTAATATAATCGAAGCTCTTAACTCAATGAAAGAGCTCTTTGTAAAATATGGTGGTCATGCTGGAGCTGCTGGTTTTTCTATCGAAATTGATAAGATTGAGGAGTTCTCTAAGAGAATAAATGAATATGCTAAAAATACAATCTCTGAAACCTCTCTTATCAAACCTGTTAAGATAGATATATCTATCCCAGCCTATAAGATATCCTATGACTTTTTAGAGAAGATCTCTACTCTTGAACCATTTGGTTTTGGAAATCCATCACCACTATTTGTATTGAGAGATTGTGAGATATCTGGTATTAGAGCTATTGGAAAAGAGAAAAATCATATTATGCTCAATGTAAAAAAGGATAATATGGAGATTAAAAACTGTGTCTGGTTTAATAGTGAGGATATATTTAATGAGATCGTAACTCTTACAAAGGTCGATATAGCCTTTAAATTAAAATTGGAGGTATATAAAGATAGATACCAGTATAAGATGTATATTGAAGATATACAACTCCCTCAGATCAAAGAAAATTACAATGAAAAATACTACAACCTATATAATAGTGTATTTCCACTAGAAACTGTTATCTATACTAGAAAAAAACTTGATAATAACGATTTGAAGCTCGTATATCAAGATAATGAGGTGGATCTAACTCACAATAGGAACTATCTAACTACATTGGATAATCAAACTTCCTATCTTCTTCTGGAACTAAGAAAAAACTATAATTATGAATTTAAAGTTACAATAAAAGATGTCATATTAAAAGAGGAAAACTACAATATACATCTAGTTATTGATAGAGATTATGAGTTTAACTCATACTCAATTAAGCAAAATGAGCTATTTAGAGATATTAAAAATTTTCTAATAGGGGAATTCAATTACAATAGTATACAGAAAAAGACTCTAGCCTCTATATTTAAAGAGAAAAAAAATAGTGTATTAGTGGCTTCTAAAGGAAGGGGGATCGATACTATACTTGAAACTATCTCACTTTACTATAAAAGCTTAGAAGAGAGAGTCCTATATATCACTGATTCAACCCCTAATAAGAGATTACTCAACACTCTAGAGGTATCTGATGAGTTCACAGAGGGATATAGTTTCTATATAGTTGATAAAGAGATTGATTACTCTCTTTTAGATAACAAAAGAGCCTTAATCATATCAAATAAAAAATTGGAACTATCTAATTTTAATGATATTATTGATGAGTATGATATTTCTAACAATATTGAAATCATTGATAATTTTTCAATAGAGCAAGAGGGTGTATTTAGTAATATACTTCCAATTAGAGAGAGAAAATTACTACTAGAGAGAATAAAAATAGGAGAAAAGGTTAAGTGTACCAAAGATATATTAGCCTATATTTAAAAAAATGTTTGACATATAAGTATAAAAGTGATATCATAATTGTAAGCATTACAAATTTAGAAAAAATTAGTAATTTGAGGAGGTTAACTATGGAATTTAAAGGAAGTAAAACTGAAAAAAACTTAATGACTGCATTTGCTGGGGAATCTGAAGCAAGAAATAAATATACTTATTATGCTTCTAAAGCTAAAAAAGATGGATATGAGCAAATTTCTAAGATATTTGAAGAGACTGCAAACAACGAAAAAGAGCATGCTAAATTATGGTTCAAACTATTAAAAGGTGGAGAAGTTCCTTCTACAATAGATAATCTTTTAGATGCTGCTGAAGGTGAAAATTACGAGTGGACAGATATGTATGCAACTTTTGCTAAAGAAGCTAGAGAAGAGGGATTTGACGATATAGCTAGAGCTTTTGAAGGTGTTGCAAAGATAGAAAAAAGACACGAAGATAGATATAGAAAGTTATTACAAAATATAAAAGAAAATATGGTATTTGAAAGAGATGAAGAGGTAGCTTGGGAGTGCATGAACTGTGGACATATTCACTATGGTAAAAAAGCTCCAAACCTATGCCCAGTATGTAAACACCCTGGAGCATACTTCATGATCGAACCTAAAAACTTCTAATTAGATTGTTATAAACCTGTGAACATATGTTTGCAGGTTTTTTTTATTTAAATAATATTACAAATAAAATCTCTATAAATATAAAAAAAGTACCTGCTATTACACAGGTACTAAAAATTCTATTTAATTTTTTACACACACTCAACAAGACTAGAATGATACGTTAAATCCAGTTGCTGCGAATGGTTGCCATCTCCAGTTAGATGCAGAAGACTCTTCTGTTCTTGTCCAGTTTCTATACTCAGCACCTGCTAAAGCAAATAATTGTACATTAGGAGTTGCTTGATAGAATAATCTTAATTGCGGATCAGCTTTTAATTCATACTCTACTGAATTTGTTCCTGTCTCATGTTTATCTTTCCAACTTAATGAGTCATATCCAGCCTCTACGAAGAAATCTACTGTAACTTTCTCATTAGTATATAATACTGTATTTTGAGTAATATAGAAGTTTACTCCTAAAGTAGTATTTTTATCACTTGGTCTATGCCCATCTATAACTTCCGAATATACATCATTTCCATAGTGGTGGTATCCTAGAGTATCTACCTCTAATTGAGTTGCAAATCCAAATGGTAACTCATGAACCATGTTGAAATATAATCCAACTTCGTTATCATAATCTGAACTATTCTCATCAGCCCAAGTATATTTATAATATGGTGCTAATGTAAAATCAGTAGTTTTTACATAGTCATTATTGAACATATAATCAGCAAAGTTAAATCTTGCTTGATAACTTAATTTTTGATCTCCTTCTTTTACATACTCAACTCTTGAAGTAAAGTTAACTTTTGAATCTCCTAATAATCCATGATTATAGTAGTATTGTACTCTTGTCTGATCAGTTTTTGAGTAGTTTCTTTCTGACTCTTGAGCTAATCCATTATAAGTTCTTGATCTTAAGTTTAAAGTTTGATTCTCAGTCATGTTAATGTTAGTTTCTAATTGAAGTCTAGAATATCTATTGTTTTTATTCCAATTGTTTTCGTTATCTAAAACATTTCTTTCTTGTCCTTCAGTTTTATCATAGTATCTGTATTCTACTCCTACAGTACCATTTGGTCTGAAT
Encoded proteins:
- a CDS encoding tetratricopeptide repeat protein; this encodes MKNYIFLSLVLLLSSCTNLDNLKGSLSESSIEKPWNNVGELKAQSIILNSSAPSGILSDISTSLKRGYVREYNSTYRNNYEVYVGDYVSIPLGIGEDSYNVLYSPLGASYEMEIKDGKLFFRGIYQGNYEVNIYSGGSFSRKIAIQNKLKYEFTEQNNYEVILQEYKTGNLKGLSDSVAVHRIAFPNSFRDKEISFMLIELAGKDGNAKIIKDEIDFLQRYTKLDEYDKLNIVNSLKMIQDKNFIISSALLEYKRSATNLNQEIAGLIMNKNKNTQEEIIFLEKMYETTPDETMGNFIGNWYIKNGNPIKGASYLNNGGENPVDMGTLNPEIKDTKVEENAPVDLEAQNYTQYLTFFEDGKKKFNKDNYVEAIIYFEKALGLNREYIEQKDIYFYMGESYFKTGNYSEAVNYFKKSLNLEKNDEKKAEIYYNIGIVYDKLGDKEQAVNYLTYIRQNYKNSSWSVKASLYLLQQMQQYPTK
- a CDS encoding tetratricopeptide repeat protein gives rise to the protein MKRIFTLFIFLTLFINSFSQSNDDYTLFLNGKDAYYNKNFNEAKLNFEALLKSFSKSDIFDNNYPYFYIGMNYYQLKDYEKSAYFLEKVVSTPEIFISENFKVENIHFLAERNFTLGDSLFKIGNIEKGTLYLKMIDSDVYYPFVAYYEKEALTILSKISIKDEYKLRLKFNYDFSVVDNFTTDELLKIGNYFHSKKEYGYEEQLYTLILEKNTLTEKERERVMSSYLKLLLDSDSQEKLLAITSENDSQLKDLYDFYRGLTYYKNRDFSRALYLFSNIKSGEYFSKANFYIASIYFSLEDYTEALSALKKIQNKNIITDSMAAISYFALKDTKNLNRAIEAISKKYPNSYVGLYFNSLNKNYSEISLNSLANLFNFSTNIINNFETLPNNFLQVGDIAEVEQISKISKLRDRAILRIAVEKSSFMDSHTTKSALAITTILENGEFYELAFRNSKKHLGEFSKYRGLIKYNFPLYYSNIIDKYSKKYQVPQELVYTIIHEITGFNPYHISDGSKIGIMNIPYEENPTIFFDYFNVDRNIEEGVKILKTYLDKYEGNNIKALIAYIYGDEYLKRIYFDYTNDINLASIIEPEERFFLQNLFITYIFYTRLYNF
- the rlmH gene encoding 23S rRNA (pseudouridine(1915)-N(3))-methyltransferase RlmH: MNINIVCIGKVKDKYIIEGINEFLKRMQSFAKMKIVELKEDGNDSNRNMSIEKESEDILRSLEKLGGYNILLDIQGKNYSSEEMAQEIERITVKGDSTINFVIGGSYGVSQRVREASQMRLSFSKMTFPHQLMRLILTEQIYRWFSIINNGKYHK
- the mutL gene encoding DNA mismatch repair endonuclease MutL, producing the protein MGKIKILDESVSNIIAAGEVVENPASMIKELLENSLDAESKSIKIEIKNGGRDVTITDDGVGMSQEDLLLSIERHATSKIKEKEDLYNLYTYGFRGEALSSISAVSRLTLSSKTEADELGSQITVLGGKVTSLKNIQKNRGTTIEIKELFFNTPARLKFLRKPTTEYLNIKDIIIQEALSNPEVAISLIIDGKESIKTSGNGIDNAIVEIFGRNVLKNVKKFPLGYLGNGALYRSSKDSIFTFVNNRMVKSKIIETAVIDGYYTKLMKGKYPFAIVFLEVDPKNVDVNVHPSKKVVKFDDEDRIYRYVLNEIEKSFERDDEFVSPTLEEKIEKDEKKYLDFSEFERFTPMKAEPQKILEIPVEEKIVVEKEEISYPVEEREEPEEVVESVKEPPVKYEKIEKTEEKLPKIEKDEKKPEKREINFKVMGQVFDTFILVERDGVFEIYDQHIVHERILYEKLKKQYYGTEISMQQLLVPVRVLVDPREKEIIFENSENFLKAGFEIDRFSDNEILIRAIPIIDLRDSIENIFRNILKNIKENRNLDIRESILISMSCRGAIKANEKLEISEMEKIIRELHEIGEYTCPHGRPIIIKITRDDLEKLFKRK
- the lysS gene encoding lysine--tRNA ligase → MERYFDRIASDSLVMEKWKRVEELKEMGIKPFGEKFDKKNMIGEILTHTPEEELTFKTAGRIMAYRGKGKTAFVHIEDISGRIQAYLRQDELGEKNYELVKKIGVGDIIGVEGRLFLTSTGELTIRASVVTLLCKNIRALPEKFHGLTDIETRYRKRYVDLIMNKDVRDTFIKRTKIISGIRRILDGKGFLEVETPLMHPILGGAAARPFITHHNTLDVDLYMRIAPELYLKRLIVGGMEKVYELGRNFRNEGMSTRHNPEFTMIEMYQSYADYRDMMDLAEEIISTLAKEVLGTSTITYNGKEIVLENFKRVHMVDLVKEVTGVDFWDKNITFEEAKALAKQHHVEVPDHMNTVGHIINQFFEEKCEETIVQPTFVFGHPVEISPLAKRNEEDPRFTDRFELFIDAREYANAFSELQDPADQRGRFEAQVEEAERGNDEATPVIDDDFVEALEYGLPPTGGMGIGIDRLIMLLTNSESIRDVLYFPQMKPRD
- a CDS encoding DUF1934 family protein → MSRFIIKNTDSYGEKSFEKVEGTLSQENGQLIYRYNSRLGECELIVSPRRVIISRKGEVSAIIDVDLDRVTEFNYVTKEMRKLFKIQGEKIEVDEMNSIVEFSYKIFEGNEELNRITIGIKSY
- a CDS encoding CidA/LrgA family protein — its product is MLREFLLIFIVNYIGVVLSEVLHLPIPGTISGMLLLFLLLHFKFLKLTHIEKAGNFLLLNMTIFFLPPAVSLLENIYLLKTGFLKIIFLVVFTTVITMVITGITVQYLIERGEKR